One window of Channa argus isolate prfri chromosome 4, Channa argus male v1.0, whole genome shotgun sequence genomic DNA carries:
- the LOC137125250 gene encoding sulfide:quinone oxidoreductase, mitochondrial-like, producing MAALNRLRQCHSTGTAVATLHTSSHASAKQHYKMLVLGGGSGGIAMSARMKRLLGAENVAVVEPSEVHYYQPIWTLVGAGAKRLTPSGRPTASVMPSGVKWVKSRVQEINPDTNTVCTEDGTQISYEYLIVALGLQLHYEKIKGLPEGFEQLKIGSNYSVQTVEKTWKALQNFKEGNAVFTFPNTPVKCAGAPQKIMYLTDAYLRKTGKRAKANVIYNTSLPVLFAVKKYADSLWDIVKRRDIQVNLRQNLIEVRADKQEAVFENLDKPGETKVIEYEMLHVTPPMGPSMVIKGSPLADEGGWLDVNRDNLQHNKYPNVFGIGDCTNLPTSKTAAAVAAQSAILHRTISKILKNEKPDKKYDGYTSCPLVTSYNTVVLAEFDYSGQPLETFPINQAKERRLMYYMKADVMPHLYWHGLLRGVWGGPGPYRKLFHLGMK from the exons atgGCAGCACTTAATCGTCTGAGGCAGTGCCATTCAACGGGCACTGCTGTTGCAACTCTTCACACAAGCAGCCATGCCTCTGCTAAGCAGCATTACAAAATGCTTGTGCTTGGAGGAGGAAGTGGGGGTATTGCAATGAGTGCAAGGATGAAGAGGTTATTGGGAGCTGAGAATGTGGCTGTTGTGGAGCCCAGTGAA GTGCACTACTATCAGCCAATCTGGACACTGGTTGGTGCAGGGGCAAAACGTCTCACCCCATCAGGCCGTCCCACTGCAAGTGTTATGCCCTCTGGAGTGAAGTGGGTGAAATCCAGAGTCCAGGAAATAAACCCAGACACAAATACTGTCTGCACAGAGGATGGGACTCAG ATCTCCTATGAGTATTTGATTGTGGCTCTTGGTTTACAACTCCATTATGAGAAG ATCAAAGGACTGCCAGAGGGGTTTGAACAACTAAAGATTGGGTCGAACTACTCAGTCCAAACAGTAGAGAAAACATGGAAGGCACTGCAGAACTTTAAAGAGGGAAATGCTGTGTTCACGTTCCCCAACACTCCTGTGAAATGTGCTGGAGCTCCACAAAAGATAATGTACCTGACAGATGCCTATCTCAGAAAG acaggaaaaaggGCAAAGGCCAATGTAATATACAACACATCACTACCAGTACTGTTTGCGGTCAAGAAATATGCTGACTCACTGTGGGACATTGTGAAACGGCGTGACATTCAAGTGAACCTGAGGCAGAATCTCATTGAAGTGCGAGCAGACAAGCAAGAAGCTGTATTTGAGAATCTTGACAAACCAGGCGAAACCAAAGTGATTGAG TATGAAATGCTCCATGTCACACCACCAATGGGACCCAGCATGGTGATTAAAGGCAGCCCACTGGCCGACGAAGGTGGCTGGTTGGATGTTAACAGAGACAACCTCCAACATAACAAGTATCCAAATGTGTTTGGGATTGGAGACTGTACCAATCTCCCCACGTCTAAAACTGCCGCTGCCGTTG cTGCACAGTCTGCAATCCTGCATAGAACAatcagcaaaatacttaaaaatgaGAAGCCAGATAAGAAg TACGATGGCTACACTTCATGTCCATTGGTGACAAGCTACAACACAGTCGTTCTGGCAGAGTTCGACTACAGTGGACAACCACTGGAAACGTTCCCCATTAACCAAGCCAAAGAAAGAAGATTAATGTACTACATGAAAGCTGATGTTATGCCACATCTTTACTGGCATGGCCTTCTCAG GGGCGTGTGGGGTGGACCAGGACCATACAGAAAACTCTTTCATCTTGGGATGAAGTGA
- the LOC137125251 gene encoding sulfide:quinone oxidoreductase, mitochondrial-like, with translation MAALYRLRQCQSTGTVVANLHTSSHASAKQHYKMLVLGGGCGGIAMSARMKRLLGAENVAFVEPSEVHYFQGMWTFIGAGAKTLNSSYRPITSVMPSGVKWVKSRVQEINPDTNTVCTEDGTQISYEYLIVALGLQLHYEKIKGLPEGFEQPKIGSNYSVQTVEKTWKALQNFKEGNAVFTFPNTPVKCAGAPQKIMYLTDAYLRKTGKRAKANVIYNTSLPVLFGVKKYADSLWDIVKRRDIQVNLRQNLIEVRADKQEAVFENLDKPGETKVIEYEMLHVTPPMGPSMVIKGSPLADECGWLDVNKDNLQHNKYPNVFGIGDCTNLPTSKTAAGVASQSGILHNTISKILKNEKPDMKYDGYTSCPLVTSYNTVVLAEFDYSGQPLETFPFDQAKESILMYHMKADLMPYFYWHGLLGGVWGGPAPIRKLFHLGMK, from the exons atgGCAGCACTATATCGTCTGAGGCAGTGCCAATCAACGGGCACTGTTGTTGCTAATCTTCACACAAGCAGCCATGCCTCTGCTAAGCAGCATTACAAAATGCTTGTGCTCGGAGGGGGATGTGGGGGTATTGCAATGAGTGCAAGGATGAAGAGGTTATTGGGAGCTGAGAATGTGGCTTTTGTGGAGCCCAGTGAG GTGCACTACTTTCAGGGGATGTGGACCTTTATTGGTGCTGGTGCAAAAACTTTAAACTCGTCATACCGGCCTATTACAAGTGTTATGCCCTCTGGAGTGAAGTGGGTGAAATCCAGAGTCCAGGAAATAAACCCAGACACAAATACTGTCTGCACAGAGGATGGGACTCAA ATTTCCTATGAGTATTTGATTGTGGCTCTTGGTCTACAACTCCATTATGAGAAG ATCAAAGGACTGCCAGAGGGGTTTGAACAACCAAAGATTGGGTCGAACTACTCAGTCCAAACAGTAGAGAAAACATGGAAGGCACTGCAGAACTTTAAAGAGGGAAATGCTGTGTTCACGTTCCCCAACACTCCTGTGAAATGTGCTGGAGCTCCACAAAAGATAATGTACCTGACAGATGCCTATCTCAGAAAG acaggaaaaaggGCAAAGGCCAACGTAATATACAACACATCTCTGCCAGTACTGTTTGGGGTCAAGAAATATGCTGACTCACTGTGGGACATTGTGAAACGGCGTGACATTCAAGTGAACCTGAGGCAGAATCTCATTGAAGTGCGAGCAGACAAGCAAGAAGCTGTATTTGAGAATCTTGACAAACCAGGCGAAACCAAAGTGATTGAG TATGAAATGCTCCATGTCACACCACCAATGGGACCCAGCATGGTGATTAAAGGCAGCCCACTGGCCGACGAATGTGGCTGGTTGGATGTCAACAAAGACAACCTCCAACATAACAAGTATCCAAATGTGTTTGGGATTGGAGACTGTACCAATCTCCCCACGTCTAAAACTGCTGCTGGTGTTG CTTCACAATCTGGTATCCTGCACAATACAatcagcaaaatacttaaaaatgaaaagccaGATATGAAG TACGATGGCTACACCTCATGTCCATTGGTGACAAGCTACAACACAGTTGTTCTGGCAGAGTTTGACTACAGTGGACAACCACTGGAAACCTTCCCATTCGACCAAGCCAAAGAAAGTATATTAATGTACCACATGAAAGCTGATCTGATGCCTTATTTTTACTGGCATGGCCTACTTGG GGGCGTGTGGGGTGGACCAGCACCCATCAGGAAACTCTTTCATCTTGGGATGAAGTGA
- the sqor gene encoding sulfide:quinone oxidoreductase, mitochondrial → MAALNRLRQCQSTGTAVAKLHTSSHVSAKLHYKMLVLGGGSGGIAMSARMKRLLGAENVAVVEPSEVHYYQPIWTLVGAGAKRLTPSGRPTASVMPSGVKWVKSRVQEINPDTNTVCTEDGTQISYEYLIVALGLQLHYEKIKGLPEGFEQPKIGSNYSVQTVEKTWKALQNFKEGNAVFTFPNTPVKCAGAPQKIMYLTDAYLRKTGKRAKANVIYNTSLPVLFGVKKYADSLWDIVKRRDIQVNLRQNLIEVRADKQEAVFENLDKPGETKVIEYEMLHVTPPMGPSMVIKGSPLGDEGGWLDVNKDNLQHNKYPNVFGIGDCTNLPTSKTGAAVAAQSAILHRTISKTLKNEKPDKKYDGYTSCPLVTSYNTVILAEFDYSGQPLETFPINQAKERRLMYYMKADVMPHLYWHGLLRGVWGGPGPYRKLFHLGMK, encoded by the exons atgGCAGCACTTAATCGTCTGAGGCAGTGCCAATCAACGGGCACTGCTGTTGCTAAACTTCACACAAGCAGCCATGTCTCTGCCAAACTGCATTACAAAATGCTTGTGCTTGGAGGAGGAAGTGGGGGTATTGCAATGAGTGCAAGGATGAAGAGGTTATTGGGAGCGGAGAATGTGGCTGTTGTGGAGCCCAGTGAG GTGCACTACTATCAGCCAATCTGGACACTGGTTGGTGCAGGGGCAAAACGTCTCACCCCATCAGGCCGTCCCACTGCAAGTGTTATGCCCTCTGGAGTGAAGTGGGTGAAATCCAGAGTCCAGGAAATAAACCCAGACACAAATACTGTCTGCACAGAGGATGGGACTCAG ATCTCCTATGAGTATTTGATTGTGGCTCTTGGTTTACAACTCCATTATGAAAAG ATCAAAGGACTGCCAGAGGGGTTTGAACAACCAAAGATTGGGTCGAACTACTCAGTCCAAACAGTAGAGAAAACATGGAAGGCACTGCAGAACTTTAAAGAGGGAAATGCTGTGTTCACATTCCCCAACACTCCTGTGAAATGTGCTGGAGCTCCACAAAAGATAATGTACCTGACAGATGCCTATCTCAGAAAG acaggaaaaaggGCAAAGGCCAACGTAATATACAACACATCTCTGCCAGTACTGTTTGGGGTCAAGAAATATGCTGACTCACTGTGGGACATTGTGAAACGGCGTGACATTCAAGTGAACCTGAGGCAGAATCTCATTGAAGTGCGAGCAGACAAGCAAGAAGCTGTATTTGAGAATCTTGACAAACCAGGCGAAACCAAAGTGATTGAG TATGAAATGCTCCATGTCACACCACCAATGGGACCCAGCATGGTGATTAAAGGCAGCCCACTGGGCGACGAAGGTGGCTGGTTGGATGTTAACAAAGACAACCTCCAACATAACAAGTATCCAAATGTGTTTGGGATTGGAGACTGTACCAATCTCCCCACGTCTAAAACTGGAGCTGCAGTTG cTGCACAATCCGCTATCCTTCACAGAACAATCAGCAAAACCCTTAAAAATGAGAAGCCAGATAAGAAG TACGATGGCTACACCTCATGTCCATTGGTGACAAGCTACAACACAGTCATTCTGGCAGAGTTTGACTACAGTGGACAACCACTGGAAACCTTCCCcatcaaccaagccaaagaaaGAAGATTAATGTACTATATGAAAGCTGATGTAATGCCCCATCTTTACTGGCATGGCCTTCTCAG GGGTGTGTGGGGTGGACCAGGACCATACAGGAAACTCTTTCATCTTGGGATGAAGTGA